The following are encoded together in the Lathyrus oleraceus cultivar Zhongwan6 chromosome 3, CAAS_Psat_ZW6_1.0, whole genome shotgun sequence genome:
- the LOC127132041 gene encoding uncharacterized protein C594.04c, with protein MGCSNMKNAMIALLVTLPSILLYLSFIHNSTHPSLNIISTWHPLLLVNILFFFNVNLVFWLIAQIQSSHWMIDPYWTVIPVMLVHYYSSHPLSNYNFWRSKIVIILTWVWSVRLFHNYFRRERWQWGARQDWRFIDMSQQYGNHWWWASFFSIYLPHQFLLIGLSLPMYVIHLVNQPLNIWDLVAALVCLSGILIAYFADTQLHNFVTSRNNFKEGDDHKGMVLESGLWYYSRHPNYFGEQLWWWGLVVFAWNLGHGWTFIGALGNTVCLGYVTKLVEQRMLKQDKREEEYRMYQKTTSVWIPCFKFKFNSSASSALEFKIKNS; from the coding sequence ATGGGGTGTAGCAATATGAAGAATGCCATGATAGCATTGTTGGTTACTCTTCCCTCCATCCTCTTGTACCTTTCATTCATCCATAACTCCACTCACCCATCTCTTAATATTATCTCAACATGGCACCCTCTTCTATTAGTTAATATCCTCTTCTTCTTCAATGTTAATCTCGTCTTTTGGCTCATTGCCCAAATCCAATCCAGCCACTGGATGATTGACCCTTATTGGACAGTCATACCTGTCATGCTTGTCCATTACTATTCCTCCCACCCTTTGTCTAACTATAACTTCTGGAGGTCAAAGATTGTCATCATCTTGACTTGGGTGTGGAGTGTAAGGCTCTTTCATAACTACTTCAGACGAGAAAGGTGGCAATGGGGTGCCAGACAGGATTGGCGTTTCATTGATATGTCCCAACAATATGGAAACCATTGGTGGTGGGCTTCCTTCTTCTCCATCTACCTCCCTCACCAGTTTTTGCTGATTGGATTATCACTTCCCATGTATGTTATCCACTTGGTGAATCAGCCTCTCAACATATGGGACTTGGTAGCCGCACTTGTGTGTCTGTCTGGCATCCTCATAGCATACTTTGCAGATACTCAGTTACACAACTTTGTCACAAGTAGAAACAATTTTAAAGAAGGAGATGATCACAAGGGTATGGTTCTTGAGAGTGGGTTATGGTACTATTCTCGGCATCCAAATTACTTTGGTGAACAACTATGGTGGTGGGGACTGGTTGTATTTGCTTGGAATTTGGGACATGGATGGACATTCATAGGAGCATTGGGTAACACAGTGTGTTTGGGTTATGTGACAAAACTGGTGGAACAACGAATGTTGAAACAAGACAAGAGAGAAGAGGAATATAGGATGTATCAGAAGACAACTTCTGTATGGATCCCTTGCTTCAAATTCAAGTTCAACTCATCTGCTTCTTCAGCTTTAGAATTCAAAATTAAGAATAGTTGA
- the LOC127128793 gene encoding uncharacterized protein LOC127128793 has translation MLNKPEPPKKNVVTTPEKQVEEPVEPEKQKEEEVKDKEGEKDTKVYVPPPPYKPPIPFPQRLKKTKLYNQYKKFVKVIEKLHVEIPFTEAITQIPSYAKFLKDILTNKRRLNDPKLLECNSIAENKLAKKEKYPRSFSIPYVLGNHVIDKALLDLGANVSLMPLSVCNRLNLGEMQPTRMSLQLADRSVKHPMGILEDIPVRIGQLYIPTYFVVMDIKEDEKFPILLGRPFLSIVGAIIDVKKGKMTFEVGDEKVEFILSKFLKAPAIDDSCYVIDIIDKCIRELDQEDPLKQLNYLRLP, from the coding sequence ATGTTGAATAAACCAGAACCCCCCAAGAAAAATGTTGTGACCACACCTGAGAAACAAGTAGAGGAACCAGTAGAACCTGAGAAACAAAAAGAGGAAGAAGTTAAAGATAAGGAAGGAGAGAAAGATACTAAAGTTTACGTACCACCCCCTCCttacaaaccaccaatcccattTCCGCAAAGACTTAAGAAAACCAAATTATACAACCAATATAAAAAGTTTGTAAAAGTGATTGAGAAACTCCATGTCGAGATTCCATTCACCGAAGCGATCACCCAAATACCATCTTACGCCAAGTTCCTTAAGGACATCCTAACTAACAAACGAAGACTTAATGATCCTAAACTCTTAGAATGCAATTCTATTGCCGAAAATAAACTCGCTAAAAAGGAGAAATACCCAAGAAGTTTTTCTATACCTTATGTTTTAGGAAATCATGTTATCGATAAAGCACTCCTGGACTTAGGAGCCAAcgtgagcttaatgcctttatCCGTTTGTAATAGGTTAAACCTAGGAGAAATGCAACCAACTAGAATGTCccttcaattagccgatagatccGTTAAGCATCCAATgggcattttagaagacatcccagtGAGGATTGGCCAACTTTATATTCCTACAtattttgttgtcatggacattaaagaagaCGAAAAATTCCCTATCCTTCTAGGTAGACCCTTCTTATCAATAGTTGGGgctataatagatgtcaagaaaggaaaaATGACTTTTGAGGTAGGTGATGAAAAAGTAGAATTTATATTATCAAAATTCTTAAAAGCACCAGCCATAGACGACTCATGTTATGTCATTGACATCATCGACAAATGCATAAGAGAGTTAGACCAAGAAGACCCGTTGAAACAATTAAATTACCTTCGACTCCCATAA